The following nucleotide sequence is from bacterium.
GACGCTGGATGCTGGATGCTCGACGCTGGATGCTGGATGCTCGACGCTGGATGCTCGATGCTCGACGCTGGATGCTCGATGCTCGACGCTGGATGCTCGATACTCGATGCTGGATGCTCGATGCTCGATGCTCGATGCTCGACGCTGGATGCTCGATGCTCGATCCTGGATGCTCGATGCTTGATGCTCGACGCTGGATGCTCGATGCTCGATGCTCGATGCTGGATGCTCGATGCTGGATGCTCGACGCTCGATC
It contains:
- a CDS encoding AraC family transcriptional regulator; this encodes MLDAGCWMLDAGCWMLDAGCSMLDAGCSMLDAGCSILDAGCSMLDARCSTLDARCSILDARCLMLDAGCSMLDARCWMLDAGCSTLD